One part of the Phaenicophaeus curvirostris isolate KB17595 chromosome 2, BPBGC_Pcur_1.0, whole genome shotgun sequence genome encodes these proteins:
- the TBXT gene encoding T-box transcription factor T isoform X2, whose product MSSPGAEGAGKPGPYRVDHLLSAVESELRAGSEKGDPTERELRVALEDNELWLRFKELTNEMIVTKNGRRMFPVLKVSVSGLDPNAMYSFLLDFVAADGHRWKYVNGEWVPGGKPEPQAPSCVYIHPDSPNFGAHWMKAPVSFSKVKLTNKLNGGGQIMLNSLHKYEPRIHIVRVGGPQRMITSHSFPETQFIAVTAYQNEEITALKIKYNPFAKAFLDAKERSDHKDMMEEAGDNQQSGYSQLGSWLIPGTGTLCPPANPHPQFGGPLSLSPAHSCERYSSLRNHRPAPYANPYTHRNNSPTYADNSSACLSMLQSHDNWSSLGVPTHTTMVPMSHSTGTATSSSQYPNLWSVSNSTITPVSQSNGMSSGLSSQFLRSSPAHYTALPHSATAASSACPLYDSRAPTDLPDSQYDASAHARLASTWTPVTPPSM is encoded by the exons ATGAGCTCCCCCGGCGCGGAGGGCGCGGGGAAGCCGGGCCCGTACCGCGTGGATCACCTGCTGAGCGCCGTGGAGAGCGAGCTGCGGGCGGGCAGCGAGAAGGGGGACCCCACGGAGAGGGAGCTGCGGGTCGCGCTGGAGGACAACGAGCTGTGGCTGCGCTTCAAGGAGCTCACCAACGAGATGATCGTCACCAAGAACGGCAG GAGGATGTTCCCGGTGCTGAAGGTGAGCGTGTCGGGGCTGGACCCCAACGCCATGTACTCCTTCCTGCTGGACTTCGTGGCGGCCGACGGGCACCGCTGGAAGTACGTGAACGGGGAGTGGGTGCCCGGGGGGAAGCCCGAGCCGCAGGCGCCCAGCTGCGTTTACATCCACCCCGACTCGCCCAACTTCGGAGCGCACTGGATGAAGGCGCCCGTCTCCTTCAGCAAAGTCAAACTCACCAACAAGCTCAACGGCGGCGGGCAG ATCATGTTGAACTCTCTGCACAAGTATGAGCCAAGGATTCATATAGTGCGAGTGGGTGGCCCGCAGCGGATGATCACCAGCCATTCCTTCCCAGAGACCCAGTTTATAGCTGTGACGGCCTACCAGAACGAGGAG atcacagctttaaaaattaaatacaatccATTTGCAAAGGCATTTCTTGATGCAAAAGAAAG AAGTGATCACAAAGACATGATGGAGGAAGCGGGAGACAACCAGCAGTCTGGGTATTCACAGT TAGGTAGTTGGCTTATTCCTGGGACTGGGACTCTGTGCCCACCTGCCAATCCTCACCCTCAGTTTGGAGGCCCCCTGTCACTCTCACCTGCTCACAGCTGTGAGAGATACTCATCGCTGAGGAACCACCGTCCTGCCCCCTACGCCAACCCCTACACTCATAGAAACAACTCTCCAA CCTATGCCGATAACTCCTCTGCCTGCCTTTCCATGCTGCAGTCCCATGACAACTGGTCTTCTCTCGGAGTTCCCACACACACGACAATGGTGCCCATGAGTCACAGCACTGGCACAGCTACCAGCTCCAG tCAGTATCCTAACTTATGGTCTGTGAGTAACAGCACCATCACACCCGTGTCTCAGTCAAATGGAATGTCCAGCGGCCTGAGCTCACAGTTTTTACGCAGCTCTCCAGCACACTACACTGCCCTCCCGCACTCGGCCACTGCCGCCTCCTCCGCATGCCCCCTGTACGACAGCAGGGCACCCACGGACCTGCCTGACAGCCAGTACGATGCCTCCGCACATGCCAGGCTAGCATCCACATGGACGCCTGTCACCCCGCCTTCCATGTAA
- the TBXT gene encoding T-box transcription factor T isoform X1 has protein sequence MSSPGAEGAGKPGPYRVDHLLSAVESELRAGSEKGDPTERELRVALEDNELWLRFKELTNEMIVTKNGRRMFPVLKVSVSGLDPNAMYSFLLDFVAADGHRWKYVNGEWVPGGKPEPQAPSCVYIHPDSPNFGAHWMKAPVSFSKVKLTNKLNGGGQIMLNSLHKYEPRIHIVRVGGPQRMITSHSFPETQFIAVTAYQNEEITALKIKYNPFAKAFLDAKERSDHKDMMEEAGDNQQSGYSQLGSWLIPGTGTLCPPANPHPQFGGPLSLSPAHSCERYSSLRNHRPAPYANPYTHRNNSPTAYADNSSACLSMLQSHDNWSSLGVPTHTTMVPMSHSTGTATSSSQYPNLWSVSNSTITPVSQSNGMSSGLSSQFLRSSPAHYTALPHSATAASSACPLYDSRAPTDLPDSQYDASAHARLASTWTPVTPPSM, from the exons ATGAGCTCCCCCGGCGCGGAGGGCGCGGGGAAGCCGGGCCCGTACCGCGTGGATCACCTGCTGAGCGCCGTGGAGAGCGAGCTGCGGGCGGGCAGCGAGAAGGGGGACCCCACGGAGAGGGAGCTGCGGGTCGCGCTGGAGGACAACGAGCTGTGGCTGCGCTTCAAGGAGCTCACCAACGAGATGATCGTCACCAAGAACGGCAG GAGGATGTTCCCGGTGCTGAAGGTGAGCGTGTCGGGGCTGGACCCCAACGCCATGTACTCCTTCCTGCTGGACTTCGTGGCGGCCGACGGGCACCGCTGGAAGTACGTGAACGGGGAGTGGGTGCCCGGGGGGAAGCCCGAGCCGCAGGCGCCCAGCTGCGTTTACATCCACCCCGACTCGCCCAACTTCGGAGCGCACTGGATGAAGGCGCCCGTCTCCTTCAGCAAAGTCAAACTCACCAACAAGCTCAACGGCGGCGGGCAG ATCATGTTGAACTCTCTGCACAAGTATGAGCCAAGGATTCATATAGTGCGAGTGGGTGGCCCGCAGCGGATGATCACCAGCCATTCCTTCCCAGAGACCCAGTTTATAGCTGTGACGGCCTACCAGAACGAGGAG atcacagctttaaaaattaaatacaatccATTTGCAAAGGCATTTCTTGATGCAAAAGAAAG AAGTGATCACAAAGACATGATGGAGGAAGCGGGAGACAACCAGCAGTCTGGGTATTCACAGT TAGGTAGTTGGCTTATTCCTGGGACTGGGACTCTGTGCCCACCTGCCAATCCTCACCCTCAGTTTGGAGGCCCCCTGTCACTCTCACCTGCTCACAGCTGTGAGAGATACTCATCGCTGAGGAACCACCGTCCTGCCCCCTACGCCAACCCCTACACTCATAGAAACAACTCTCCAA CAGCCTATGCCGATAACTCCTCTGCCTGCCTTTCCATGCTGCAGTCCCATGACAACTGGTCTTCTCTCGGAGTTCCCACACACACGACAATGGTGCCCATGAGTCACAGCACTGGCACAGCTACCAGCTCCAG tCAGTATCCTAACTTATGGTCTGTGAGTAACAGCACCATCACACCCGTGTCTCAGTCAAATGGAATGTCCAGCGGCCTGAGCTCACAGTTTTTACGCAGCTCTCCAGCACACTACACTGCCCTCCCGCACTCGGCCACTGCCGCCTCCTCCGCATGCCCCCTGTACGACAGCAGGGCACCCACGGACCTGCCTGACAGCCAGTACGATGCCTCCGCACATGCCAGGCTAGCATCCACATGGACGCCTGTCACCCCGCCTTCCATGTAA